From one Brachypodium distachyon strain Bd21 chromosome 4, Brachypodium_distachyon_v3.0, whole genome shotgun sequence genomic stretch:
- the LOC100842993 gene encoding HVA22-like protein a produces the protein MGSGSLLKVLAKNFDVLSGPLVALAYPLYASVKAIETKSLVDDQQWLTYWVLYSLITLFELTFASIIEWLPFWSSMKLIFISWLVLPYFNGAAYVYQNYVRPVFVKNQMVNIWYVPQKKGLFGKSDDFLTALNKYIEENGPEALKKLTDKAGKSSKQSGKLWKGSKESKSSKESKEPKVSKPSKDSKPLKDSNEKKKPVKDSKEQKKALNDSKELKQSLKDWKELKKALKDPKEPEQLKDSNEPTPKKSSKRVTFAEVEPEKEFRVSNSYWNPSTDYHSTYPEHNSWNSSFMIFDEGHSYWNP, from the exons aTGGGCTCTGGATCCTTGCTCAAGGTTCTCGCCAAGAACTTCGATGTTCTTTCTGG GCCTTTGGTTGCACTGGCATATCCTTT GTATGCTTCGGTTAAGGCAATAGAAACCAAGTCCCTTGTGGATGATCAGCAATGGCTCACATACTGGGTGCTATACTCATTAATAACTTTGTTTGAACTTACTTTCGCATCAATTATTGAGTG GCTTCCCTTTTGGTCCTCCATGAAATTGATTTTCATTTCCTGGCTTGTCTTGCCGTACTTCAATGGTGCAGCCTATGTGTACCAAAATTATGTGAGGCCTGTGTTTGTTAAGAACCAGATGGTCAACATTTGGTATGTCCCTCAGAAAAAGGGCCTTTTTGGCAAATCAGATGACTTTCTCACAGCACTTAATAAGTACATTGAAGAAAATGGACCTGAAGCGCTGAAGAAATTGACAGACAAG GCTGGCAAGTCATCCAAACAGTCCGGGAAATTGTGGAAAGGATCGAAAGAATCAAAATCGTCAAAGGAGTCGAAAGAACCGAAGGTATCGAAGCCATCAAAGGACTCAAAGCCCTTGAAGGATTCGAATGAAAAGAAGAAGCCAGTGAAGGATTCGAAGGAACAGAAGAAGGCGCTGAACGACTCAAAAGAACTGAAGCAGTCACTGAAAGACTGGAAGGAGCTGAAGAAGGCACTGAAGGATCCAAAAGAACCGGAGCAACTGAAAGATTCAAATGAACCTACACCAAAGAAGAGCAGCAAGCGTGTGACATTCGCAGAGGTTGAGCCTGAGAAAGAATTCAGGGTCTCCAACAGTTACTGGAATCCATCCACCGACTACCACAGCACATACCCCGAGCATAACTCATGGAACAGTAGCTTTATGATCTTTGACGAAGGACATAGTTACTGGAACCCCTAG
- the LOC100842688 gene encoding 40S ribosomal protein S9-2 produces MVHVNFYRNYGKTFKKPRRPYEKERLDAELKLVGEYGLRCKRELWRVQYALSRIRNNARHLLTLDEKNPRRIFEGEALLRRMNRYGLLADGQNKLDYVLALTVENFLARRLQTLVFKAGMAKSIHHARVLIRQRHIRVGKQIVNIPSFMVRVDSEKHIDFSLTSPFGGGNPGRVKRKNQKKASGGGGGGEEEDEE; encoded by the exons ATGGTCCACGTCAACTTCTACCGCAACT ATGGTAAGACATTCAAGAAACCAAGGCGCCCGTATGAGAAGGAGCGTCTTGATGCAGAGCTGAAGCTGGTGGGTGAGTATGGACTGAGGTGCAAGAGGGAACTGTGGAGGGTTCAGTATGCTTTGAGCCGTATCCGCAACAATGCAAGGCACCTGCTTACACTTGATGAGAAGAACCCTCGCCGTATCTTTGAAGGGGAGGCATTGCTCCGCCGCATGAACCGCTATGGGCTCCTTGCTGATGGGCAGAACAAGCTTGATTATGTCCTGGCCCTTACTGTGGAGAACTTCCTTGCAAGGCGTCTTCAGACTCTTGTCTTCAAGGCTGGTATGGCGAAGTCCATCCACCATGCCCGTGTCCTGATCAGGCAACGCCACATCAG GGTTGGCAAGCAAATTGTGAACATCCCGTCGTTCATGGTGAGGGTCGATTCTGAGAAGCACATTGACTTTTCACTGACAAGCCCATTTGGTGGAGGTAATCCTGGCAGGGTGAAGCGAAAGAACCAAAAGAAGGCAAGTgggggtggtggcggcggtgaggaagaagatgaggaatGA